One window of Kosakonia cowanii JCM 10956 = DSM 18146 genomic DNA carries:
- a CDS encoding CheR family methyltransferase: MTKSQKNRFSSADSAAPTPGTLTGHELEKISALIYQRAGIVLTPQKKDMVFNRLSRRLRELNLRRFDDYIALLVNNPASREWQEFINALTTNLTSFFREAYHFPTLAKHAQSRPGMYSVWCAAASTGEEPWSIAMTLEAALGRSITGPRVLATDIDTDVLERAVQGVYRLADIDNLSEQQKKSWFLRGTGDQANMVKIKSELRNSVQFRQLNLIESQWDIPAPFDAIFCRNVMIYFDHNTQGKLLQRFAKMLKPGGLLFVGHSEHFQNMNSPFRLLGQSVYRLAE; the protein is encoded by the coding sequence ATGACAAAGAGCCAGAAAAATAGATTTTCATCTGCCGATAGCGCAGCGCCCACTCCGGGCACGTTGACCGGCCATGAATTAGAAAAGATCAGCGCGCTGATTTACCAGCGCGCGGGCATTGTGTTGACGCCGCAAAAAAAAGACATGGTGTTCAACCGCCTCTCCCGCCGCCTGCGCGAGCTGAATCTGCGCAGATTCGACGACTACATTGCGCTGCTGGTGAACAACCCGGCCAGCCGCGAGTGGCAGGAGTTTATTAACGCCCTGACCACCAATTTGACCTCCTTTTTTCGCGAGGCGTACCACTTTCCGACGCTGGCGAAACATGCCCAGTCGCGACCGGGAATGTACAGCGTCTGGTGCGCGGCGGCCTCAACCGGCGAAGAGCCGTGGTCGATCGCCATGACGCTGGAGGCAGCGCTGGGCCGCAGTATTACCGGCCCGCGCGTGCTGGCGACCGATATCGACACCGACGTGCTGGAACGAGCGGTACAGGGCGTTTATCGCCTGGCGGATATCGACAACCTGAGCGAGCAGCAGAAAAAAAGCTGGTTTTTACGCGGCACTGGCGATCAGGCAAATATGGTGAAAATCAAAAGCGAACTGCGCAACAGCGTGCAGTTTCGCCAGCTCAACCTGATCGAAAGCCAGTGGGATATTCCCGCCCCGTTCGATGCGATTTTTTGCCGCAACGTGATGATCTATTTCGATCACAACACCCAGGGGAAACTGCTTCAGCGCTTCGCGAAAATGCTCAAGCCTGGCGGGCTGCTGTTCGTGGGTCACTCTGAACATTTTCAAAACATGAACAGTCCATTTCGTTTGCTCGGACAGTCCGTCTATCGCCTCGCGGAGTGA
- the cheY gene encoding chemotaxis response regulator CheY, with amino-acid sequence MADKNLRFLVVDDFATMRRIVRNLLKDLGFNRVEEAEDGLDALNKLREDAFDFVISDWNMPNMDGLQLLTEIRNDANLKTMPVLMVTAEAKKENIIAAAQAGASGYVVKPFTAATLEEKLNKIFEKIGW; translated from the coding sequence ATGGCCGACAAGAACTTACGTTTTTTAGTTGTCGATGACTTCGCCACCATGCGACGCATTGTGCGCAACCTTTTGAAAGATTTGGGCTTCAACCGCGTTGAAGAGGCGGAAGATGGCCTGGATGCGCTGAACAAGCTGCGCGAAGACGCCTTCGACTTTGTGATCAGCGACTGGAACATGCCCAACATGGACGGCTTACAGCTGCTGACGGAAATTCGCAACGATGCGAACTTGAAAACCATGCCGGTGCTGATGGTCACTGCCGAAGCGAAGAAAGAGAACATCATCGCCGCCGCGCAGGCCGGTGCCAGCGGCTACGTGGTGAAACCGTTCACCGCGGCGACGCTTGAAGAGAAGCTGAACAAAATTTTTGAAAAGATCGGCTGGTAA
- the flhB gene encoding flagellar biosynthesis protein FlhB, giving the protein MSEESDVEKTEEPTPHRKQKAREEGQIPRSKELSSLLMLLAGWALMLSGGNQFAHSMMQLLRSGLVLNRLPVMDPQSMFHQARFLLEMMGSALLPILFGLFVTGIAAPMLLGGVNLSGKSLKVDLKRLSLLQGLKRLFSAQVMSEMLKGSLRVALVACAFALYLYNNKAHFIQLVNEALPMAVAHAMSMVLNCLLIVIFFLLPVVGYDVFYQITSHLKKLRMSRQEIRDEFKQQEGDPHIKSRIKQMQRAAARSRMMADIPQADVIVNNPTHYSVALSYKEGGMSAPTVVAKGAGDIALKIRELGAQHRVPMLEAPPLARALYRHCDIGEQIPGELYSAVAEVLAWVYGLRRWRSSGGIPPKKPGNLAVPASMDFATESKD; this is encoded by the coding sequence ATGTCAGAAGAGAGCGACGTAGAAAAAACCGAAGAACCCACGCCCCACCGAAAACAGAAGGCGCGTGAAGAGGGGCAGATCCCACGCTCGAAAGAGCTGAGTTCGTTACTGATGCTGCTGGCCGGCTGGGCGCTGATGCTCTCCGGCGGCAATCAGTTTGCCCACAGCATGATGCAACTGCTGCGCAGCGGGCTGGTGCTCAACCGGTTACCGGTGATGGATCCGCAGTCGATGTTCCATCAGGCGCGCTTTTTACTGGAGATGATGGGCAGTGCGCTGCTGCCCATCTTATTCGGTCTCTTCGTCACCGGGATTGCCGCGCCGATGCTGCTGGGCGGGGTCAATTTAAGCGGCAAATCGCTGAAGGTCGATCTCAAGCGGTTGTCGCTGTTGCAGGGGTTGAAACGGCTCTTCTCCGCGCAGGTGATGTCGGAAATGCTCAAAGGCAGCCTGAGGGTGGCGCTGGTGGCGTGCGCCTTCGCGCTCTACCTCTACAACAACAAAGCGCATTTCATCCAGCTGGTTAACGAAGCGTTACCGATGGCCGTCGCCCACGCCATGAGCATGGTACTTAACTGCCTGCTGATAGTGATCTTCTTCCTGCTGCCGGTGGTGGGCTACGACGTCTTTTACCAAATCACGAGTCACCTGAAGAAGCTGCGCATGAGCCGCCAGGAGATCCGCGATGAGTTTAAACAACAAGAGGGCGATCCGCATATCAAGAGCCGCATCAAGCAGATGCAGCGCGCAGCGGCTCGCAGCCGGATGATGGCCGACATCCCACAAGCGGATGTCATCGTCAATAACCCGACGCACTACTCGGTGGCGCTCTCCTACAAAGAGGGCGGCATGAGTGCGCCGACGGTGGTGGCGAAAGGTGCCGGTGATATCGCCTTAAAAATACGTGAGCTGGGCGCGCAACACCGCGTGCCGATGCTCGAAGCGCCCCCGCTTGCCCGCGCGCTCTACCGCCACTGTGACATTGGCGAGCAGATTCCGGGTGAGCTTTATAGCGCCGTCGCGGAAGTTCTGGCCTGGGTTTACGGCCTGCGACGCTGGCGCAGTAGCGGCGGCATTCCGCCGAAAAAACCCGGGAACCTTGCGGTTCCTGCGTCGATGGATTTCGCAACTGAGAGTAAAGACTGA
- a CDS encoding flagellar protein FlhE — protein sequence MKRALLISLLLALPAAAQPPQGAWSATSMGGSVSLGKAILRGRPLHAPDHLSPSARVTHFSWRITLLTPPPPGLEIKLCRIERCVILPALAGTQRVAIPFPASGEFRFIYSVNRAGQLQPPLTVLRNQLTVNYR from the coding sequence ATGAAACGCGCCCTGCTGATAAGCCTGCTGCTGGCATTGCCGGCAGCGGCTCAACCGCCACAAGGCGCCTGGAGCGCCACAAGCATGGGGGGCAGCGTCAGCCTCGGTAAAGCGATCCTGCGCGGCCGCCCGCTGCATGCCCCTGACCATCTCTCCCCTTCTGCGCGCGTGACGCACTTCTCCTGGCGCATTACTCTGCTCACCCCTCCCCCACCGGGATTAGAGATTAAGCTCTGCCGCATCGAGCGCTGCGTCATATTACCCGCGCTTGCGGGAACGCAACGCGTGGCGATACCTTTTCCAGCCAGCGGGGAGTTTCGTTTTATCTATTCTGTGAACCGTGCCGGTCAACTGCAGCCGCCGCTTACTGTGCTGCGCAATCAATTAACCGTGAATTATCGTTAA
- the fliS gene encoding flagellar export chaperone FliS has protein sequence MYASQGANAYARISLQSKLAGATPHQLITMLFDGAHSAILQAAIHFENGNVAQRGKMISKAINIIDNGLRAALDHETGKGIAADLEQMYEYMSRTLLEANLHNNPEPLKHIDGLLMKLAATWKEIEPAQKRVRYG, from the coding sequence ATGTATGCATCACAAGGCGCCAACGCCTACGCCCGGATTTCGCTGCAAAGCAAACTCGCTGGCGCGACGCCGCACCAACTGATCACCATGCTGTTTGACGGCGCGCACAGCGCCATCCTGCAGGCCGCCATCCATTTTGAGAACGGTAATGTCGCCCAGCGCGGCAAAATGATTTCGAAAGCGATCAATATTATTGATAACGGCCTGCGCGCCGCGCTCGATCATGAAACCGGAAAAGGTATCGCCGCTGACCTCGAACAGATGTATGAATATATGTCGCGCACGCTGCTTGAGGCCAATCTGCATAATAATCCCGAGCCGTTAAAACATATTGATGGTTTATTAATGAAGCTGGCAGCGACCTGGAAAGAGATTGAACCGGCACAGAAAAGGGTGCGCTATGGCTGA
- the flhA gene encoding flagellar biosynthesis protein FlhA gives MANLASKLRLPAFKETEWQIMAGPVLIMLILAMMVLPLPAFLLDTLFTFNIVLSLMILLVAMFTQKTLEFSAFPTVLLFSTLLRLALNIASTRIILMEGHTGAAAAGRVVEAFGHFLVGGNFAIGIVVFAILIIINFMVITKGAGRIAEVGARFVLDGMPGKQMAIDADLNAGLIGEAEAKRRRSEVTQESDFYGSMDGASKFVRGDAIAGLLIMAINVIGGLTIGVLQHGLSVAEAGETYTLLTIGDGLVAQIPALIISTAAGVIVTRVSNDEDIGEQMVSQLFNNPRVMVLSAGVIGLLGLIPGMPNFVFLMFTAILLGLAWWMRGRQMKQPAAARRGVADDKDSASAQAANDHASAEASWEDVEMEDVLGLEVGYRLIPLVDSTQDGQLLVRVRGIRKKFAQEMGFLPPPIHIRDNLDLAPGHYRILLKGVEIGSGDIESDRWMAINPGYAEGTLPGTPCVDPAFGLPACWIDEVLREQAQIQGFTVVDPSSVIATHLNHLITLHTEELFSRQETQQLLDRITKEMPKLVEDLIPGVISVTLFHKVLQNLLAERVSIRDMRTIIDTLAEYAPVQSDPDELTSQVRVRLGRAITAQWFRNDDDIKVIGLDSALERLLIQSLQSGSAIEPGIAENLMRQADRAITEQQSLGVSPVVLVNPALRTMVSRFLRRAFPQLGVLSTMEISNNKTVQMTAVIGTSA, from the coding sequence ATGGCTAATCTCGCCAGCAAACTACGCTTACCGGCGTTTAAAGAAACCGAATGGCAAATTATGGCCGGCCCGGTGCTGATCATGCTGATTCTGGCAATGATGGTGCTGCCGCTGCCCGCCTTTTTGCTCGATACGCTCTTCACCTTCAATATCGTCCTGTCGTTGATGATCTTGCTGGTGGCGATGTTTACGCAGAAAACCCTCGAGTTTTCCGCCTTCCCGACCGTGCTGCTCTTCTCAACCCTGTTGCGACTGGCACTTAACATCGCCTCAACGCGTATTATTTTGATGGAGGGCCACACCGGTGCCGCCGCCGCGGGCCGCGTGGTTGAGGCCTTCGGCCACTTCCTGGTGGGCGGCAACTTCGCGATTGGTATCGTGGTGTTCGCCATCCTCATCATCATCAACTTTATGGTCATCACCAAAGGTGCCGGGCGTATCGCCGAAGTGGGCGCGCGCTTTGTGCTCGACGGCATGCCCGGCAAACAGATGGCGATTGACGCCGACCTCAACGCCGGGCTTATCGGCGAAGCCGAGGCCAAACGTCGCCGCAGCGAAGTGACCCAGGAGTCCGACTTTTACGGCTCGATGGATGGTGCGAGTAAGTTCGTGCGCGGGGATGCGATCGCCGGGCTGCTGATCATGGCGATTAACGTCATCGGCGGTCTGACCATCGGCGTGCTTCAGCACGGCCTGAGCGTCGCCGAAGCGGGCGAGACTTACACCCTGCTGACCATCGGTGACGGCCTGGTGGCGCAGATCCCGGCGCTGATTATCTCGACCGCCGCCGGTGTGATTGTCACCCGCGTCTCCAACGATGAAGATATCGGCGAGCAGATGGTCAGCCAGCTGTTCAATAACCCGCGGGTGATGGTGCTTTCTGCTGGCGTTATCGGCCTGCTGGGGCTGATCCCCGGCATGCCAAACTTTGTCTTCCTGATGTTTACCGCCATTCTGCTGGGGCTTGCCTGGTGGATGCGTGGACGCCAAATGAAACAGCCCGCCGCCGCCAGGCGCGGTGTTGCTGATGATAAAGATAGCGCCAGCGCGCAGGCCGCCAACGATCACGCGTCTGCCGAAGCCTCGTGGGAAGATGTCGAGATGGAAGATGTGCTCGGCCTCGAAGTGGGTTACCGCCTGATCCCGCTGGTTGACAGCACCCAGGATGGCCAGTTGCTGGTGCGCGTACGCGGTATCCGTAAGAAGTTCGCGCAGGAGATGGGCTTTCTGCCGCCGCCGATCCATATTCGCGATAACCTCGATCTGGCACCCGGCCATTACCGCATTCTGCTGAAGGGCGTGGAGATTGGCAGCGGCGATATTGAGTCCGATCGCTGGATGGCGATCAACCCCGGCTATGCCGAAGGGACGCTGCCCGGTACGCCGTGCGTCGATCCGGCGTTCGGCCTGCCCGCCTGCTGGATCGATGAGGTGTTGCGTGAACAGGCGCAGATCCAGGGCTTTACGGTGGTCGATCCCAGCTCGGTGATCGCCACCCACCTGAACCATCTCATCACGCTGCATACCGAAGAGCTGTTCAGCCGCCAGGAGACGCAGCAGCTGCTCGATCGCATCACCAAAGAGATGCCGAAGCTGGTGGAAGATCTGATCCCGGGCGTTATCTCCGTAACGCTGTTCCACAAAGTGTTGCAGAACCTGCTGGCCGAGCGCGTGTCGATCCGCGATATGCGCACCATTATTGATACGCTGGCGGAGTATGCGCCGGTACAGAGCGATCCAGATGAACTCACCTCGCAGGTGCGCGTGCGTCTGGGCCGCGCGATCACCGCCCAGTGGTTCCGCAATGATGACGATATCAAAGTGATTGGCCTCGACAGCGCGCTGGAGAGATTGCTGATTCAGTCATTGCAAAGCGGCAGCGCCATTGAGCCGGGTATCGCGGAAAACCTGATGCGTCAGGCCGATCGCGCCATTACCGAACAGCAATCCCTCGGCGTCTCGCCGGTGGTGCTGGTCAATCCGGCGCTGCGCACGATGGTGTCGCGCTTCCTGCGCCGCGCCTTCCCGCAGCTTGGCGTGCTGTCGACCATGGAGATCAGCAACAATAAAACGGTGCAGATGACCGCCGTGATTGGCACCAGTGCATGA
- the fliT gene encoding flagellar protein FliT has translation MAEIIPHYYRELYEMNLAILAMAREARWDDFIEVASRYVIKKQDILNNSTDALSASEKEALKGLLQQLLDNEAEITRNLRARLDTLKQNLSSIHRGARCSQLYTLHQAPSLH, from the coding sequence ATGGCTGAAATAATCCCTCATTACTATCGCGAGCTGTATGAGATGAACCTGGCGATCCTCGCAATGGCGAGAGAAGCGCGCTGGGATGATTTTATTGAGGTTGCTTCGCGTTATGTCATCAAGAAGCAGGATATTTTAAATAACAGTACGGATGCCCTTTCGGCCAGTGAAAAAGAGGCGCTGAAAGGTCTGCTACAACAGTTGCTCGATAATGAAGCTGAAATCACCCGCAATTTACGGGCGCGTCTTGATACGTTAAAGCAGAACTTATCCTCTATACATCGTGGTGCCCGGTGCAGCCAACTTTATACCCTTCATCAAGCCCCTTCGTTACATTGA
- the fliE gene encoding flagellar hook-basal body complex protein FliE yields the protein MSMNTLGGVLDQIQSQARQVSDISALNPFNATRKTESSSQFSNILLNSINNISGMQTFAKQQSQAYLTGAEGIGLNDVMVSIQKSSVALNLGVQVRNKLVSAYQEIMSMPV from the coding sequence ATGTCGATGAATACATTAGGCGGCGTATTGGATCAGATTCAGTCGCAGGCCAGACAAGTCTCAGATATCAGTGCGTTAAACCCCTTTAACGCGACGCGTAAAACAGAAAGCAGTTCACAATTTTCTAATATTTTGCTTAACAGCATTAACAATATTAGCGGGATGCAGACATTTGCTAAGCAACAGTCACAGGCTTATCTCACCGGTGCCGAGGGGATCGGCCTGAATGATGTGATGGTCTCCATTCAAAAATCGTCGGTGGCGCTAAACCTGGGCGTGCAGGTGCGAAATAAACTCGTCAGCGCCTACCAGGAAATAATGAGCATGCCGGTATAA
- a CDS encoding protein-glutamate methylesterase/protein-glutamine glutaminase: protein MKKIKVLCIDDSSLIRKIMTRIVNEQPDMEMVATALDPIIARDLIKQHNPDVLTLDVEMPRMDGLDFLERLMRLRPMPVVMLSSLTNKGSDITLSALELGAVDFITKPETGLQDGMAHYSEMIVDKIRMAAKARVARRDGKPLPRRIVHGPLIGSEKIIAIGSSTGGTEALRQLLVPMPATSPGIVIAQHMPGGFTRSFANRLDHLCQMSVQEAEEGDRVLPGHVYIAPGGFHMELTRSGANYHIKLSDDSPINRHRPSVDALFHSVARCAGKNAVGAILTGMGSDGAAGLLAMREAGAWTIAQSERSCVVFGMPREAIALGAACETVDLDHIGQHILNHSADQARRI from the coding sequence ATGAAAAAGATTAAGGTGCTCTGCATTGATGACTCGTCGCTGATTCGCAAAATCATGACGCGCATCGTCAATGAACAACCGGATATGGAAATGGTAGCGACTGCCCTCGATCCCATCATCGCCCGCGATCTGATTAAGCAGCACAACCCGGATGTGCTGACGCTGGATGTTGAAATGCCGCGCATGGATGGCCTCGATTTTCTTGAGCGCCTGATGCGTCTGCGCCCGATGCCGGTGGTGATGCTCTCATCGCTGACCAACAAAGGCTCGGATATTACCCTCAGCGCGCTGGAGTTGGGGGCGGTTGATTTTATTACCAAGCCGGAAACCGGTTTGCAGGACGGCATGGCGCACTACAGCGAGATGATTGTCGACAAAATCCGTATGGCGGCGAAAGCGCGCGTCGCCCGCCGCGACGGCAAGCCGCTGCCGCGACGGATTGTGCATGGCCCGCTGATTGGCAGCGAAAAGATTATTGCCATTGGTTCATCGACCGGTGGCACCGAGGCGCTGCGCCAGCTGCTGGTACCGATGCCGGCCACCAGCCCCGGCATCGTGATTGCACAGCATATGCCGGGCGGTTTTACCCGCTCGTTCGCCAACCGACTCGACCATCTCTGTCAGATGTCGGTACAGGAGGCTGAAGAGGGCGACCGCGTACTGCCCGGTCATGTTTACATCGCGCCGGGCGGCTTCCATATGGAGCTAACGCGCAGCGGGGCGAACTATCACATCAAATTGAGTGATGACTCGCCGATCAACCGCCATCGCCCGTCGGTGGATGCGCTCTTTCACTCCGTCGCACGCTGCGCGGGGAAAAACGCCGTCGGGGCCATTTTAACCGGCATGGGCAGCGACGGTGCCGCCGGCCTGCTGGCGATGCGTGAAGCCGGCGCATGGACCATCGCCCAGAGCGAACGCAGCTGCGTGGTCTTTGGTATGCCGCGCGAAGCGATTGCCCTTGGCGCCGCCTGTGAAACGGTCGATCTGGACCATATTGGCCAGCACATTTTGAACCACTCGGCCGATCAGGCTCGCAGAATTTAA
- the cheZ gene encoding protein phosphatase CheZ: protein MTAEHTQPEEDFKGIFSRVGQLARLLRDSLVDLGLDRTIIEAADAIPDTRERLNYVVGKTAQAAERVLTCVEEARPLQERIVNDGEQLATRWDAWFAAPVELADARELVTATRDYLTQAPQAARKSDEHLMEIMMAQDFQDLTGQVIRRMMSLIETVETELIQVLLEYVPDAPQEKRVKEDEVTLVNGPQVDSNKAGVMATQDQVDDLLDSLGF from the coding sequence ATGACGGCGGAACATACGCAACCTGAAGAGGATTTCAAAGGCATCTTCTCCCGCGTCGGGCAACTGGCGCGACTGCTGCGCGACAGCCTGGTCGACCTCGGGCTGGATCGCACCATTATCGAAGCGGCCGACGCCATCCCGGATACCCGTGAGCGATTGAACTATGTGGTAGGCAAAACCGCGCAGGCCGCCGAGCGCGTGCTGACCTGCGTCGAAGAGGCGCGCCCGCTGCAGGAGAGGATCGTTAATGACGGCGAGCAGCTGGCGACACGTTGGGATGCCTGGTTTGCCGCGCCCGTGGAACTCGCTGATGCCCGGGAATTAGTCACCGCAACCCGTGACTACCTGACGCAGGCACCGCAGGCGGCACGCAAAAGCGATGAGCACCTGATGGAGATCATGATGGCGCAGGACTTCCAGGATCTTACCGGCCAGGTGATTCGCCGCATGATGTCGCTGATCGAAACGGTCGAGACCGAGCTTATCCAGGTGCTGCTGGAGTACGTGCCAGATGCGCCGCAGGAGAAGAGAGTGAAAGAGGATGAAGTGACGCTGGTCAACGGTCCGCAGGTCGACAGCAACAAAGCCGGAGTGATGGCGACGCAAGATCAGGTCGATGACCTGCTTGATTCGCTGGGCTTCTAA